TGTCTGGTGATCGTCGGCTCCTCGAGCACCCGCGTGTCGCCCACCGGACACGTGTGGACCCCGCGCTACGTGGAGTGAGTTCAGCCGCGGGCGTGCACCAACCCGACCAGGTCGTCGGCGGTGCGCGGACGGTCGACGGCGAGCAGGTCGAGCCCCAGCGCCGCGCCCACCCGCACGACGGCCGGCACGGCCACCCGCGAGGCGGTGAGGGCGTCGGCGTCCGACATCACCTCGGCGCACGAACCCTGTCGAATTCCGCCCTGCTGCAGCAGCACCACGTCGTCGGCCCACGCCCAGGCGAGGTCGCTGTCGTGGGTCGACACCACCACGGTGGTGCCGGCCCGTTCGAGCCGGGCGAGTGCGTCGAGGGCATCACGCACCCCGACGTCGTCGACCCCCGCCGTTGGCTCGTCGAGCAGCATCACCGCCGGACGCATCGCCATCGCCCCGGCGAGCGCCACCCGTTTGCGTTGCCCGTAGGACAGGTGATGCACCGGCCGGTCGGCGAGCGGCAGCAGGTCGAGCAGCGCGAGCGCCTCCTCCACCCGGGCGCGCACCTCCGGCACCGGCAGGCCGAGGTTCATCGGGCCGAAGGAGACGTCGCGCCGCACGTCGGCGCTCACCAACTGGTCGTCGGGGTCTTGCCCCACGAACTGCACCCGCTGCCGGTGCTCGTTCAGTCGAGATCGGCTGTGCTGCAACGGTGTTCCGTGCCAGAGCACCTGCCCTGCCGTCGGACGCAGCGCTCCGGCGAGCGTGCGCAGCAGCGTGGTCTTGCCCGACCCGTTGGCACCGAGCACCGCGATCCGGCGGCCGGCGCGCACCTCGACGGTGGCGTGGTCGAGCACCTCCGGAGCGCCGGGGTAACCGACGTCGACCCCCTGCAACGCCAGCACCGGCGGCTGCGATCGGTCGCTCATCGCAGCACCACCGACGCCGCCGCAGCCACGGCGACGACCGCCACCGACGAGCCGACGAAGGGCCACGACACGGGTCGTTCGGGTGCCAACATGCGCAGCGACCCGCTGTAGCCGCGACCGGCCAGGCCGCGTTCGAGTCGTGCGGCGCGGTCCCAACCGTGCACGAGCGTGCGCACGAACAGTGCCGCGACCGACCGGCGCGCGCAGGCACCACGGGCGTAGCCGAGTCGGGCCGCCTGCGCCTCTCGGGTGCGGGTGAGCGTGGCCCCGAGCACGAAGATCAGCCGGTACATCGCGCCGGCCAGATCGAGCATCACCTCCGGCACCCGCAACCGCCGCAACGATTCGAAGACGTCGACGATCGGGGT
This genomic stretch from Calidifontibacter indicus harbors:
- a CDS encoding energy-coupling factor ABC transporter ATP-binding protein — its product is MSDRSQPPVLALQGVDVGYPGAPEVLDHATVEVRAGRRIAVLGANGSGKTTLLRTLAGALRPTAGQVLWHGTPLQHSRSRLNEHRQRVQFVGQDPDDQLVSADVRRDVSFGPMNLGLPVPEVRARVEEALALLDLLPLADRPVHHLSYGQRKRVALAGAMAMRPAVMLLDEPTAGVDDVGVRDALDALARLERAGTTVVVSTHDSDLAWAWADDVVLLQQGGIRQGSCAEVMSDADALTASRVAVPAVVRVGAALGLDLLAVDRPRTADDLVGLVHARG